The proteins below come from a single Blattabacterium cuenoti genomic window:
- the rplC gene encoding 50S ribosomal protein L3 has translation MIGLIGKNMGMTSIFLYNRNISCTIIKINRCYVVQIKTIENDGYSSIQLGTDNKYNNINKPLLGHFKKSGVHPQKKLLEIKTSFKNSYKLGQVVNIDIFKIGDLVNVKGISKGKGFQGVIKRHNFSGVGERSHGQHNRLRSPGSIGAGSDPSRVFKGKKMAGRMGNHNVTIKNLKILKMDFDKNLLILKGSVPGNKNSYLFINKKKF, from the coding sequence ATGATTGGATTAATAGGAAAAAATATGGGTATGACAAGTATATTTTTATACAATAGAAATATATCTTGTACCATTATAAAAATTAATCGTTGTTATGTAGTTCAAATAAAAACAATAGAAAATGATGGTTATTCGTCGATTCAATTAGGAACTGATAATAAATATAATAATATTAATAAACCATTATTAGGTCATTTTAAAAAATCTGGAGTACATCCTCAGAAAAAATTATTAGAAATTAAAACAAGTTTTAAAAATTCTTATAAATTAGGTCAAGTAGTTAATATTGATATATTTAAAATAGGTGATTTAGTTAATGTAAAAGGAATTTCTAAAGGTAAAGGATTTCAAGGAGTTATTAAAAGACATAATTTTTCAGGTGTTGGAGAACGAAGTCATGGACAACATAATCGATTAAGATCACCGGGATCTATAGGTGCTGGTTCAGATCCTTCTAGAGTTTTTAAAGGAAAAAAAATGGCTGGAAGAATGGGGAATCATAATGTTACTATAAAAAATCTAAAAATTCTAAAAATGGATTTTGATAAAAATTTATTGATATTAAAAGGATCAGTTCCTGGAAATAAAAATTCATATTTATTTATTAATAAGAAGAAATTTTAA
- the rpsJ gene encoding 30S ribosomal protein S10: protein MGYDIKIKLKSYDYSLLDKSAKKIVNSVISTGVILNGPIPLPTEKKIYTILRSPHVNKKSREQFFLPTHKRLLQIQNASSKTVDVLMKLELPSGVEVEIKV, encoded by the coding sequence ATGGGATATGATATTAAAATAAAATTAAAGTCTTATGATTATAGTTTATTAGATAAGTCTGCAAAAAAAATAGTGAATTCTGTAATTTCTACCGGAGTAATTTTAAATGGTCCAATACCATTACCAACAGAAAAAAAAATATATACTATTCTTCGTTCACCTCATGTAAATAAGAAATCTAGAGAACAGTTTTTTTTACCTACACATAAAAGACTTTTACAAATCCAAAATGCATCTTCTAAAACGGTTGATGTTTTGATGAAATTAGAATTACCTAGCGGAGTAGAGGTAGAAATAAAGGTATAA